One window from the genome of Pyrus communis chromosome 16, drPyrComm1.1, whole genome shotgun sequence encodes:
- the LOC137721051 gene encoding uncharacterized protein isoform X1: protein MAMFVGEKLQLTSNPRINQDANHSLEGNINPRRLPHHLRLPPRRPSSLPVQSQYVNGASGPSVSSLYTETLGSPSLSQTSLLHLPQWNLTHRRIVFLNVVACAVAVSATWLFCSAIPALLAFKKAAQSLEKLMDVMREELPDTLTAVRLSGMEISDLTMELSDLGQEITQGVRSSTRAVRVAEERLRRLKNMAPSASVQVVSQKTEVPGPILAKTARGIREGILNGRALWQMFFTLTRFSRLALNYLTNRTK from the exons atGGCAATGTTCGTGGGTGAGAAATTGCAGCTGACGAGTAACCCTAGGATTAACCAAGACGCCAACCACAGCCTGGAGGGCAACATAAACCCTCGCCGTCTGCCCCACCATCTCAGGCTGCCGCCTCGACGGCCCAGCTCACTGCCCGTCCAGTCGCAGTATGTTAACGGAGCATCTGGGCCGTCAGTTTCATCGCTTTACACTGAAACTCTCGGATCTCCATCACTTTCTCAGACTTCACTTCTTCACCTCCCTCAGTGGAACCTCACCCACCGCCGCATCGTCTTCCTCAATGTCGTTGCTTGCGca GTAGCAGTTTCCGCAACGTGGCTCTTCTGCTCTGCTATCCCCGCCCTACTG GCTTTCAAGAAGGCAGCTCAATCACTTGAAAAACTGATGGATGTTATGAGGGAAGAGCTTCCCGACACATTAACTGCTGTTCGTTTATCCGGAATGGAGATTAGTGACCTCACTATGGAGCTCAGCGATCTTGG ACAGGAAATTACACAAGGCGTTAGAAGTTCCACTCGAGCTGTTCGCGTGGCGGAGGAGAGGTTGCGCCGCTTGAAAAACATGGCTCCATCAG CATCGGTGCAGGTAGTAAGTCAGAAAACTGAGGTGCCAGGGCCCATTTTGGCTAAAACTGCAAGAGGCATACGGGAGGGGATCCTGAATGGTCGTGCTCTATGGCAAATGTTTTTCACTCTTACCCGGTTTTCTAGGTTGGCACTTAACTATTTAACAAATCGAACTAAGTAG
- the LOC137721051 gene encoding uncharacterized protein isoform X2 has translation MAMFVGEKLQLTSNPRINQDANHSLEGNINPRRLPHHLRLPPRRPSSLPVQSQYVNGASGPSVSSLYTETLGSPSLSQTSLLHLPQWNLTHRRIVFLNVVACAVAVSATWLFCSAIPALLAFKKAAQSLEKLMDVMREELPDTLTAVRLSGMEISDLTMELSDLGQEITQGVRSSTRAVRVAEERLRRLKNMAPSGSKSEN, from the exons atGGCAATGTTCGTGGGTGAGAAATTGCAGCTGACGAGTAACCCTAGGATTAACCAAGACGCCAACCACAGCCTGGAGGGCAACATAAACCCTCGCCGTCTGCCCCACCATCTCAGGCTGCCGCCTCGACGGCCCAGCTCACTGCCCGTCCAGTCGCAGTATGTTAACGGAGCATCTGGGCCGTCAGTTTCATCGCTTTACACTGAAACTCTCGGATCTCCATCACTTTCTCAGACTTCACTTCTTCACCTCCCTCAGTGGAACCTCACCCACCGCCGCATCGTCTTCCTCAATGTCGTTGCTTGCGca GTAGCAGTTTCCGCAACGTGGCTCTTCTGCTCTGCTATCCCCGCCCTACTG GCTTTCAAGAAGGCAGCTCAATCACTTGAAAAACTGATGGATGTTATGAGGGAAGAGCTTCCCGACACATTAACTGCTGTTCGTTTATCCGGAATGGAGATTAGTGACCTCACTATGGAGCTCAGCGATCTTGG ACAGGAAATTACACAAGGCGTTAGAAGTTCCACTCGAGCTGTTCGCGTGGCGGAGGAGAGGTTGCGCCGCTTGAAAAACATGGCTCCATCAG GTAGTAAGTCAGAAAACTGA
- the LOC137719900 gene encoding receptor-like protein EIX2, whose amino-acid sequence MTVEYIPNDGSSILKEKLYEDEASLIWKGKLSVYKSTLGLLISLDLSSNRLTREIPCEITELVGLVSLNLSRNRLTGQLTPEIERLQSLDSLDQSRNQIYGKIPTSVSQIHGLGVLDLSNNNLSGKIPIVTVFVNKEDEDGLITQGFYISMAIGFVVGFWGVCGTLIFNRS is encoded by the coding sequence ATGACTGTAGAATATATACCAAATGATGGATCCTCAATATTGAAAGAAAAACTTTATGAGGATGAAGCATCATTAATATGGAAAGGGAAACTGTCCGTATACAAAAGTACTTTGGGACTTCTAATTAGTCTTGATCTTTCAAGCAATAGACTAACCCGGGAGATCCCTTGTGAAATAACTGAGCTTGTTGGATTGGTTTCTTTAAATCTGTCGAGAAACCGTTTAACAGGTCAACTAACTCCAGAGATCGAAAGGTTGCAATCGTTAGATTCTCTTGATCAATCAAGAAACCAAATATATGGTAAAATTCCAACAAGTGTATCTCAGATACATGGTCTCGGTGTGTTGGACTTGTCAAATAACAATTTGTCTGGCAAAATTCCAATTGTAACCGTCTTTGTGAATAAAGAAGATGAGGATGGACTTATAACGCAAGGATTTTACATCAGTATGGCGATCGGGTTTGTTGTTGGATTTTGGGGTGTTTGTGGCACATTGATATTTAACAGGTCATAG
- the LOC137719902 gene encoding receptor-like protein EIX1 → MDENSQVTFSSWGTDAAKQDCCRWKGVACDNRTGHVVKLVFGQEFQLKVNQFQPLRGKISSQLTELQHLEYLDLSWNDFNRSQIPEFIGSLSNLSRMTSLTYLDLSYNRLSGRIPENIGQMSKLERINVTGNSLKGVVSKTH, encoded by the exons ATGGATGAGAACAGCCAAGTAACGTTTTCTTCGTGGGGAACAGATGCTGCGAAACAAGATTGCTGCAGATGGAAAGGAGTCGCCTGTGACAACCGAACAGGCCATGTTGTGAAACTTGTTTTTGGCCAGGAATTCCAATTGAAAGTAAATCAATTTCAACCATTGAGAGGTAAAATTAGCTCTCAATTGACTGAGTTGCAGCATTTGGAATACTTGGATCTCAGTTGGAATGACTTCAATCGGAGCCAAATTCCAGAGTTCATTGGTTCTCTCAGCAACTTAAG CCGCATGACTTCTCTTACTTATCTTGACCTTTCTTACAATCGCTTAAGCGGAAGAATACCCGAAAACATTGGGCAAATGTCAAAACTGGAGAGGATCAATGTTACGGGGAATTCTTTGAAAGGGGTGGTTTCGAAAACCCACTAG